A stretch of Microtus pennsylvanicus isolate mMicPen1 chromosome 5, mMicPen1.hap1, whole genome shotgun sequence DNA encodes these proteins:
- the Snx15 gene encoding sorting nexin-15: protein MSRQAKDDFLRHYTVSDPRTHPKGYTEYKVTAQFISKKDPEDIKEVVVWKRYSDFRKLHGDLAYTHRNLFRRLEEFPAFPRAQVFGRFEASVIEERRKGAEDLLRFTVPIPALNNSPQLKEFFRGGEVTRPSEVSRDLRILPPPLIPTPPPDEPRLLQPLPAERRGQEELDVPVDPLPSSPAQEALDLLFSCGSTEEASSSPARGPLSDAELALFDPYSKEESTGTSPTHTSELAAMEVQSKRLDQEPWEPGGQEKGEAEDGEPAPAYLSQATELITQALRKEKAGAYAAALQNYQDGVHILLQGVSGDPSPARREGVKKKAAEYLRRAETLQAHLP, encoded by the exons TTCATCTCAAAGAAGGACCCAGAGGACATCAAAGAG GTTGTAGTCTGGAAGCGATACAGTGACTTCCGTAAGCTGCATGGGGACTTGGCCTATACTCACCGCAACCTCTTCCGGCGGCTAGAAGAGTTTCCGGCTTTCCCCCGTGCTCAGGTGTTTG GGCGGTTTGAAGCCTCCGTGATTGAAGAGAGGCGCAAGGGTGCAGAGGACCTGCTGCGCTTCACAGTACCCATCCCTGCACTCAACAACAGCCCCCAGCTCAAGGAGTTTTTCCGG GGTGGAGAGGTAACGCGGCCCTCTGAGGTGTCCAGGGACCTGCGCATCCTGCCACCCCCTCTCATCCCCACACCACCTCCTGATGAGCCCCGGCTCCTCCAGCCACTGCCTGCAGAAAGGAGGGGCCAGGAGGAGCTGGATGTACCAG TGGATCCCCTGCCGTCTAGTCCTGCCCAGGAGGCCTTGGATCTTCTCTTCAGCTGTGGCAGCACTGAGGAAGCATCCAGCTCCCCAGCCCGAGGTCCCCTCTCTGACGCCGAACTTGCCCTTTTTGACCCTTACTCCAAAGAGG AGAGTACAGGCACTAGCCCCACCCACACCAGTGAGCTAGCAGCCATGGAGGTACAGTCCAAAAGGCTGGACCAGGAACCCTGGGAGCCAGGAGgacaggagaagggagaggctgAAGATGGAGAACCTGCCCCAGCTTATCTGAGCCAGGCCACAGAGCTCATCACTCAAGCGCTGCGGAAAGAGAAGGCTGGCGCCTATGCCGCTGCACTCCAAAACTACCAAGATGGGGTGCACATCCTGCTCCAGGGCGTCTCGG GTGACCCATCCCCTGCCCGCCGGGAAGGTGTGAAGAAGAAGGCAGCTGAGTACCTGAGGCGGGCCGAGACCCTCCAAGCGCACTTGCCTTGA